From Stenotrophomonas maltophilia, a single genomic window includes:
- a CDS encoding efflux transporter outer membrane subunit gives MSAGSVFRTFVAATLCTALAACTMGPDFVRPRAELPSHWQGEAVAGNAIDQDAAWWAGFDDPLLGQLASQVLAANLDLQLAANRVQQSRAARGATAADRLPSVSATASGARARNSEVGLSDPSGNGGREDYGLFQAGIGLSWELDLWGRVRRQVEAADARVQMAEEDAHAVRIALLAETARDYLQLRATRQLRAITEDNLSIAHDIKRLTEARQRQGVASTLQVSSAAAQVASLQARIAPLQHRESQLRNALAFLLAQPPQALDAQLQDARRDWPTLPTVAVGVPSELAERRPDIRRAEAALHAATAGIGVAQASFLPRITLNGDAGFQARQLDDLDGWNAHRFSIGPSISLPIFQGGRLKANLALSRLQQQQSALQFRRTVLQAWHEVDDAIDGYAAEQQRTVQLHVAVDESETALGAARRQYQAGVVDMLDVLTTQRITLDNQAALTNSQATAAIARVELYRALGGGW, from the coding sequence ATGAGCGCTGGCAGCGTGTTCCGAACCTTCGTTGCGGCCACCCTGTGCACGGCCCTGGCCGCCTGCACGATGGGCCCGGACTTCGTACGCCCGCGGGCAGAGCTGCCCAGCCACTGGCAGGGTGAGGCGGTCGCCGGCAACGCCATCGACCAGGACGCGGCCTGGTGGGCCGGCTTCGACGATCCGCTGCTGGGCCAGCTGGCGAGCCAGGTGCTGGCGGCCAACCTGGACCTGCAGTTGGCGGCCAACCGCGTGCAGCAGAGTCGCGCCGCGCGCGGTGCCACCGCGGCCGACCGTCTGCCCAGCGTCAGCGCAACCGCCAGCGGCGCACGCGCACGCAACAGCGAGGTGGGCTTGAGCGATCCGTCCGGCAACGGCGGGCGCGAGGACTACGGGCTGTTCCAGGCCGGCATCGGCCTGAGCTGGGAGCTGGACCTGTGGGGCCGCGTGCGCCGCCAGGTGGAAGCGGCCGATGCACGCGTGCAGATGGCCGAGGAGGATGCACACGCGGTGCGCATCGCGCTGCTGGCGGAAACCGCGCGTGACTACCTGCAGCTGCGCGCGACGCGGCAGTTGCGGGCGATCACCGAGGACAATCTGAGCATCGCCCACGATATCAAGCGCCTGACCGAAGCGCGCCAGCGCCAGGGTGTGGCCAGCACCTTGCAGGTTTCCAGTGCGGCGGCGCAGGTCGCTTCGCTGCAGGCGCGCATCGCACCGCTGCAGCATCGCGAATCGCAGCTGCGCAATGCGCTGGCATTCCTGCTGGCACAACCGCCACAGGCGCTGGACGCACAGCTGCAGGACGCGCGCCGTGACTGGCCGACGTTGCCGACGGTGGCGGTGGGCGTGCCCAGCGAACTGGCCGAACGTCGCCCGGACATCCGCCGTGCCGAAGCGGCATTGCATGCGGCGACGGCGGGCATCGGCGTGGCTCAGGCCAGCTTCCTGCCGCGCATCACCTTGAATGGCGATGCCGGTTTCCAGGCCAGGCAGCTGGATGACCTGGACGGCTGGAACGCGCACCGGTTCAGCATCGGGCCGTCGATCAGCCTGCCGATCTTCCAGGGCGGGCGGTTGAAGGCCAACCTCGCATTGAGCCGGCTGCAGCAGCAGCAATCGGCGCTACAGTTCCGTCGCACCGTGCTGCAGGCCTGGCATGAAGTGGATGATGCCATCGATGGCTACGCAGCCGAGCAGCAGCGTACCGTGCAGCTGCATGTGGCGGTGGACGAAAGCGAGACCGCATTGGGTGCGGCGCGCCGGCAGTACCAGGCCGGCGTGGTCGACATGCTGGACGTGCTGACCACCCAGCGCATCACGCTGGACAACCAGGCTGCGCTGACCAACAGCCAGGCCACCGCGGCGATTGCACGGGTGGAGCTGTACCGCGCGCTGGGCGGTGGCTGGTAA
- a CDS encoding HlyD family secretion protein: MSLNKTTLNTGLVLGVLALATGSWLLLRDGRYQRTDNAYVNADFTVVAPKVAGFVSSVEVDDNQPVKAGDVLARIDDRDYQVALQAARADLANARAQLANAQAALAQQGSLIEQARASVDVSRSELTLASADQQRYRELARDGAGTVQNAQQAQSKQAVASAHLQQGQAALSTARQRTDILTAGVQAAQAAVQRAEAAQARAELDLSHTVLRAPIDGMVGRRAVRVGAYLTPGTPVAAVVPLKRAFVVANFQETQMTRMQAGQQVELKVDVFPGKPLRGHIDSIAPATGVTFAAIAPENATGNFTKVVQRIPVKIVLEPGQPLLEQLRAGMSVEARVDLDSRVRVQSAQRVQDRTDGEDA, encoded by the coding sequence ATGAGCCTCAACAAGACAACCCTCAACACCGGCCTCGTGCTGGGCGTGCTGGCCCTGGCGACCGGCAGCTGGCTGCTGCTGCGCGACGGGCGTTACCAGCGCACCGACAACGCCTACGTCAATGCGGATTTCACCGTGGTCGCACCGAAGGTGGCCGGCTTCGTCAGCAGCGTCGAGGTGGACGACAACCAACCCGTGAAGGCCGGCGACGTGCTGGCGCGCATCGACGACCGCGACTACCAGGTGGCCCTGCAGGCAGCGCGTGCCGACCTGGCCAACGCCCGTGCACAGCTGGCCAATGCACAGGCCGCACTGGCCCAGCAGGGCTCGCTGATCGAACAGGCCAGGGCCAGTGTCGATGTCAGCCGCTCCGAACTGACCCTGGCCAGCGCCGACCAGCAGCGCTACCGCGAACTGGCCCGCGACGGCGCCGGCACCGTGCAGAACGCGCAGCAGGCGCAGTCGAAGCAGGCGGTGGCCAGTGCGCACCTGCAGCAGGGCCAGGCCGCGTTGTCGACCGCACGCCAGCGCACCGACATCCTGACAGCCGGTGTGCAGGCCGCGCAGGCCGCGGTACAACGCGCCGAAGCCGCGCAGGCGCGCGCCGAACTGGATCTGTCGCACACCGTGCTGCGCGCACCGATCGACGGCATGGTCGGCCGCCGTGCGGTACGCGTTGGCGCCTACCTGACGCCGGGAACGCCGGTGGCCGCCGTGGTGCCGTTGAAGCGCGCGTTCGTGGTCGCCAACTTCCAGGAAACGCAGATGACCCGCATGCAGGCCGGCCAGCAGGTTGAGCTGAAGGTGGACGTGTTCCCGGGCAAGCCGCTGCGTGGCCACATCGACAGCATCGCACCGGCGACTGGCGTTACCTTTGCCGCCATCGCGCCGGAAAACGCCACCGGCAACTTCACCAAGGTGGTGCAGCGCATTCCGGTGAAGATCGTGCTGGAGCCGGGCCAGCCGCTGCTGGAGCAGCTGCGTGCCGGCATGTCGGTGGAAGCCCGCGTTGACCTGGACAGCCGCGTGCGCGTGCAGAGCGCGCAGCGCGTGCAGGACCGCACGGACGGGGAGGACGCATGA
- a CDS encoding MFS transporter yields MSAITVPQAPAAPLAPAFDRRIVVGLCGVLLVVLLSGFNENVTKVALADIRGGMGFSADDGNWITGIYSAMSVSAMAFAPWCAATFSLRRFGLVMIAAFMVLGVLCPLAPNLPTFLLLRALQGLAGGALPPLLMSVALRFLPPGIKLYGLAGYALTATFGPSMGTPLAALWVEHAGWQFAFWQIVPFCVAGMVMVGWGLPQDPMRLERFAQFNGVGLALGLPALVMLVLGLTQGARLNWFDSPLITVLLGGGTGLLVLFFINEWFHPLPFFKLQLLAHRNLSYSLVTCVGVLFVLLAVISIPSGFLASVQGYRPLQTAPMLLWVALPQAIALPLVAALMNQRAVDCRWVQAAGLLLLAAACFLGAHLDVQWNRDTFLWVQLLQVVAQPMAVLPLLLLATTGLAPQDGPYASAWFNTVKGFSAVFAGGVLDAVGQTRRHLHSTALIDHLGNQPWLPASADLPARLHAQVQALTSADLYWLVALVALGCLPLLPWATRVHPPRAVA; encoded by the coding sequence ATGAGCGCGATCACCGTGCCACAGGCCCCCGCCGCCCCGCTTGCCCCCGCGTTCGATCGCCGCATCGTGGTCGGATTGTGCGGCGTGCTGCTGGTGGTGCTGCTGTCGGGCTTCAACGAGAACGTCACCAAGGTCGCGCTGGCCGACATCCGCGGTGGGATGGGGTTCAGTGCCGATGACGGCAACTGGATCACCGGCATCTACAGCGCCATGTCGGTCAGCGCGATGGCCTTCGCGCCCTGGTGCGCAGCCACCTTCTCGCTGCGCCGCTTCGGCCTGGTGATGATCGCCGCCTTCATGGTGCTGGGGGTGCTGTGCCCGCTGGCGCCGAACCTGCCGACTTTCCTGCTGCTGCGCGCATTGCAGGGCCTGGCCGGCGGTGCGCTGCCGCCGCTGCTGATGAGCGTGGCGCTGCGCTTCCTGCCGCCGGGCATCAAGCTGTATGGCCTGGCGGGCTACGCGCTCACCGCAACGTTCGGGCCGAGCATGGGCACGCCGCTGGCCGCACTGTGGGTCGAGCACGCCGGTTGGCAGTTCGCGTTCTGGCAGATCGTGCCGTTCTGCGTGGCCGGCATGGTGATGGTCGGCTGGGGCCTGCCGCAGGACCCGATGCGCCTGGAGCGCTTTGCCCAGTTCAACGGCGTGGGCCTGGCCCTGGGGTTGCCGGCACTGGTGATGCTGGTGCTGGGCCTGACCCAGGGCGCGCGCCTGAACTGGTTCGATTCGCCGCTGATCACGGTGCTGCTTGGCGGCGGCACCGGCCTGCTGGTGTTGTTCTTCATCAACGAGTGGTTCCACCCGCTGCCGTTCTTCAAGCTGCAACTGCTGGCCCATCGCAATCTCAGCTATTCGCTGGTCACCTGCGTGGGCGTGCTGTTCGTGCTGCTGGCGGTCATCTCCATCCCCTCCGGCTTTCTCGCCAGTGTGCAGGGCTACCGCCCGCTGCAGACCGCGCCGATGTTGTTGTGGGTGGCGCTGCCGCAGGCCATTGCGTTGCCGCTGGTGGCTGCGCTGATGAACCAGCGTGCGGTGGACTGCCGCTGGGTGCAGGCGGCCGGGCTGCTGCTGCTGGCGGCGGCGTGCTTCCTGGGCGCACACCTGGATGTGCAGTGGAACCGCGACACCTTCCTGTGGGTGCAACTGCTGCAGGTGGTGGCACAGCCGATGGCGGTGCTGCCGTTGCTGCTGCTGGCGACCACCGGCCTGGCGCCGCAGGACGGTCCCTATGCCTCGGCCTGGTTCAACACCGTCAAAGGCTTTTCGGCGGTGTTTGCCGGTGGCGTGCTTGATGCGGTCGGACAGACACGGCGCCACCTCCATTCCACCGCGCTGATCGATCACCTGGGCAACCAGCCGTGGTTGCCCGCCAGCGCCGATCTGCCCGCGCGGCTGCACGCCCAGGTGCAGGCGCTTACCTCGGCGGACCTGTACTGGCTGGTCGCGCTGGTGGCCCTGGGCTGCCTGCCGCTGCTGCCGTGGGCCACCCGTGTCCACCCGCCACGTGCCGTGGCCTGA
- a CDS encoding LysR family transcriptional regulator, with amino-acid sequence MPLPDLNLLLALDILLDEGSVAGAARRMNLSAPAMSRTLGRIRDALGDPVLVRAGRGLAPTPRALELREQVRDVIEQAHRVFNEGREVDIQTLERTFSIRANDVFIGSYGGRLRDVFREQAPGCTLRFMPEGDTDDDAMVQGRIDLYISTAGKHTQETKVQNLFTTALLGAARKDHPLFDGDITAERFAACDHIAVSRRGIAHGPIDDELAQLGLQRRVAMVIPTFHGAIFAAAASDLVLPQMPSVMLDRIAYMGLPLRMFPLPVPVRTVALVQAWHPRMDNDPAHRWLRRAIKSMCDADAV; translated from the coding sequence ATGCCCTTGCCCGATCTCAACCTGCTGCTGGCCCTGGATATCCTGCTGGACGAAGGCAGTGTCGCCGGAGCGGCTCGGCGCATGAATCTGAGCGCGCCGGCCATGAGCCGCACCCTGGGGCGGATCCGCGACGCGCTGGGCGACCCGGTGCTGGTACGCGCCGGCCGCGGCCTGGCGCCGACCCCACGCGCGCTGGAACTGCGCGAGCAGGTGCGCGACGTGATCGAGCAGGCCCATCGGGTGTTCAACGAAGGGCGCGAGGTGGACATCCAGACCCTGGAACGTACCTTCAGCATCCGCGCCAACGACGTGTTCATCGGCAGCTACGGCGGCCGCCTGCGGGACGTGTTCCGCGAGCAGGCGCCAGGCTGCACGCTGCGGTTCATGCCCGAAGGCGATACCGACGATGACGCGATGGTGCAGGGCCGGATCGACCTGTATATCAGCACTGCCGGCAAGCACACCCAGGAAACCAAGGTGCAGAACCTGTTCACCACGGCCCTGCTGGGCGCAGCGCGCAAGGATCATCCGCTGTTCGACGGCGATATCACCGCCGAAAGGTTTGCCGCATGCGACCACATCGCCGTCTCGCGGCGCGGCATCGCGCATGGGCCGATCGACGACGAACTGGCACAGCTGGGCCTGCAGCGGCGGGTGGCGATGGTCATCCCCACCTTCCATGGCGCGATCTTTGCTGCAGCCGCCTCGGACCTGGTGCTGCCGCAGATGCCCAGCGTGATGCTCGATCGCATCGCCTACATGGGGCTGCCACTGCGCATGTTCCCGTTGCCGGTGCCGGTACGCACGGTGGCGCTGGTGCAGGCCTGGCACCCGCGCATGGACAACGACCCGGCGCACCGCTGGCTGCGCCGTGCGATCAAGAGCATGTGCGACGCCGACGCTGTGTAA
- a CDS encoding universal stress protein yields the protein MFNTLLVALDGGPQHARVLDLAAAIAGPRSRLHLLCVLDPEFALAADASEADRIEYPEAARQRSRAEAVLAEALAELRERGVDAIAQIPSGDPGEVISEQAKRLKCDLIVIGHRHLSRLQRLFEPSIGQWTIDHAPCPVLVETRDPQP from the coding sequence ATGTTCAATACCCTGCTGGTCGCCCTGGACGGCGGCCCCCAGCACGCGCGCGTGCTGGACCTCGCCGCGGCCATCGCCGGCCCGCGTAGTCGCCTGCACCTGCTGTGCGTGCTCGATCCCGAATTCGCGCTGGCCGCCGATGCCAGCGAAGCCGACCGCATCGAGTATCCGGAAGCCGCCCGCCAGCGCTCGCGCGCCGAAGCGGTGCTGGCCGAAGCCTTGGCCGAACTGCGCGAACGCGGCGTCGATGCCATCGCGCAGATTCCCTCCGGCGATCCCGGCGAAGTCATCAGCGAACAGGCCAAGCGCCTGAAGTGCGACCTGATCGTGATCGGCCACCGCCACCTGTCCCGCCTGCAACGCCTGTTCGAACCCTCGATCGGGCAATGGACCATCGACCACGCGCCCTGTCCGGTGCTGGTGGAAACCCGCGACCCCCAACCCTAG
- a CDS encoding GGDEF domain-containing protein — MPVVLALLYVLCHGLVVALWPGATGVGSFVFLTGAPLLAAMACLWRARRDRAALGWRATALALLLWAGGMAFNMIDALGAGRADITPQASLFLYVLYGVPLVFILARARRERLSISLIDAAMAALLGVLFFVHTQSFAARIDIDDSAMASMQRMFDIQNLCIAGFAVVRWLAGDVPERRGFFRVLALYALAYLLVAYYINHYTSGDSFGAYNDLLIDLPFLLLALLALSRAPVPGSAPHPRLARTVQAAGPMILPLLLLVVGTLVVDHARPLAVSGFVVATLGFGLRSILLQTDLMERQAGLDQLARQDGLTGVANRREFDALLLAEWNRARRSGSPLGLLLVDIDHFKAFNDQHGHPAGDRCLQAVAAVLKAIAGRAGDSVARYGGEEFAVIVPGSALSGVLALAERLREAVEALPLPEGSVSISIGVGYLHPPALASADQLLADADAGLYAAKRAGRNQVVLHAHVLDDEGSTHGTMDC, encoded by the coding sequence ATGCCGGTAGTGCTGGCGCTGCTGTACGTGCTGTGCCATGGCTTGGTCGTGGCCCTGTGGCCGGGGGCGACCGGCGTGGGCTCCTTCGTTTTCCTGACCGGCGCGCCGCTGCTGGCGGCGATGGCCTGCCTGTGGCGGGCACGTCGCGACCGCGCCGCGCTTGGCTGGCGTGCCACGGCGCTGGCGCTGCTGCTGTGGGCTGGCGGCATGGCCTTCAACATGATCGATGCACTCGGCGCCGGTCGCGCCGATATCACGCCGCAGGCCAGCCTGTTCCTGTACGTGCTGTACGGCGTGCCGCTGGTGTTCATCCTGGCCCGCGCGCGCCGTGAGCGCCTGAGCATCAGCCTGATCGACGCCGCGATGGCGGCGCTGCTGGGCGTGCTGTTCTTCGTGCATACGCAATCGTTCGCCGCCCGTATCGATATCGACGATTCGGCGATGGCCAGCATGCAGCGCATGTTCGATATCCAGAACCTGTGCATCGCCGGGTTCGCGGTGGTGCGCTGGCTGGCCGGTGATGTGCCCGAGCGGCGCGGCTTCTTCCGGGTGCTGGCGCTGTACGCGCTGGCGTACCTGCTGGTGGCCTACTACATCAACCACTACACCTCGGGTGATTCCTTCGGCGCCTACAACGATCTGCTGATCGACCTGCCGTTCCTGCTGCTGGCGTTGCTGGCGTTGAGCCGGGCACCGGTACCGGGCTCGGCGCCGCATCCACGGCTGGCGCGCACCGTGCAGGCTGCGGGGCCGATGATCCTGCCGTTGCTGCTGCTGGTGGTGGGCACGCTGGTGGTCGACCACGCGCGACCGCTGGCGGTCAGTGGCTTCGTGGTGGCCACGCTGGGCTTCGGCCTGCGCAGCATCCTGCTGCAGACCGACCTGATGGAACGCCAGGCCGGCCTGGACCAGCTGGCGCGCCAGGATGGCCTGACCGGGGTTGCCAACCGCCGCGAGTTCGACGCGCTGCTGCTGGCGGAGTGGAACCGCGCACGGCGCAGTGGCAGCCCGCTGGGCCTGCTGCTGGTGGACATCGACCATTTCAAGGCCTTCAACGACCAGCACGGCCATCCGGCTGGCGATCGCTGCCTGCAGGCCGTGGCCGCGGTGTTGAAGGCCATCGCCGGCCGCGCTGGCGACAGCGTGGCGCGCTATGGCGGCGAGGAATTCGCGGTGATCGTGCCTGGAAGCGCGCTGTCGGGCGTGCTGGCGCTGGCCGAACGGCTGCGCGAGGCGGTGGAGGCCCTGCCGCTGCCGGAAGGGTCGGTCAGTATCAGCATCGGCGTGGGCTACCTGCATCCACCGGCCCTGGCCAGTGCCGATCAGTTGCTGGCGGACGCCGATGCCGGCCTGTATGCCGCCAAGCGGGCCGGCCGCAACCAGGTGGTGCTGCACGCGCATGTGCTGGATGACGAAGGCAGCACGCACGGCACGATGGATTGCTGA